The following coding sequences lie in one Asterias amurensis chromosome 18, ASM3211899v1 genomic window:
- the LOC139950862 gene encoding uncharacterized protein, with protein MDGRISMYVLLVCVWCSLDAGGLPMVATADPTVIAVILTPEADREEDGQVDMRCTATNLQPDSIVEWMTKNRMNVNPDVTLRWNDTTITSNSRFMYATTYPGSGMVVQYLTITDLQIEDYDEYICNVNHPITGGGSTIVATSSVILSAPSYPICSPSGPITVYTGRELQLRCLYYADNPAAIMETHQMNNSGSYTWTSLNTNDIIAEWTLNLTVGNAQNDVAFNCTVPQGTSDNVKRYGSCIIGPISVTMSTSTTITAVTMLATDTPPPASSSAAIAGAIGGGIAAILIIIIIILICRKRLCHQTTKDPVLNLSTKFTPDHPEHSPSFVDPYGVDTYDQSHSSHPVAPPPASKPAPSPTKPPSSDPAVYAQPNSNARGRYSENPDDVTSHNNPAFNSTGLDGVTELYAPMKPVAKVRPSKTPRKPEPYKPKSERQSNPPEPTNRDPMPQSPPNDHDESHPVPDNPTYAQVSRPKSNPDHIVYADLDLLSSDEAQDDEARRPQSSDAVMYASVKM; from the coding sequence ATGGATGGACGGATCTCGATGTATGTTTTGTtggtgtgtgtttggtgttcacttgatgcaggcgGACTCCCGATGGTTGCCACTGCTGACCCAACAGTGATTGCGGTGATCTTAACACCAGAGGCTGATCGTGAAGAGGATGGGCAGGTTGATATGAGGTGTACCGCTACGAACCTCCAGCCGGATTCCATAGTGGAGTGGATGACTAAAAACAGAATGAATGTAAACCCCGATGTCACTCTGAGGTGGAATGACACTACAATAACCTCCAACAGCCGGTTTATGTACGCTACAACCTATCCAGGGAGTGGGATGGTTGTTCAATACTTAACGATTACTGATCTGCAGATTGAAGACTATGATGAATATATTTGTAACGTCAACCACCCTATCACAGGAGGAGGAAGCACAATTGTAGCTACATCCAGCGTAATCCTGTCAGCTCCATCGTACCCAATATGTTCCCCTTCTGGACCTATCACAGTATACACCGGTAGAGAGTTACAATTGAGATGTCTATATTATGCTGACAACCCTGCAGCTATAATGGAAACTCACCaaatgaataactctggaagcTACACCTGGACATCATTGAACACCAATGACATCATCGCCGAATGGACATTGAATTTGACTGTTGGTAATGCTCAAAATGATGTTGCATTCAACTGCACTGTACCCCAAGGAACTTCAGATAATGTGAAGCGTTACGGCAGCTGTATCATTGGACCAATCAGTGTGACGATGTCGACAAGTACTACTATAACTGCAGTCACAATGCTTGCAACGGATACCCCACCACCTGCATCCAGCTCAGCAGCCATTGCTGGGGCAATCGGAGGAGGAATAGCTGCAATCCttatcatcataatcatcatctTGATTTGCAGAAAACGTCTCTGTCACCAGACTACAAAAGACCCGGTCTTAAATCTCAGCACTAAGTTTACACCAGATCACCCGGAACATTCTCCCAGTTTCGTTGATCCGTATGGGGTGGACACTTATGACCAATCACATTCCAGCCACCCAGTCGCTCCTCCACCCGCATCCAAGCCAGCCCCATCCCCCACTAAACCCCCATCATCGGACCCAGCAGTTTACGCCCAACCAAACAGCAACGCAAGAGGGCGGTATTCAGAAAATCCCGATGACGTCACGTCCCACAACAACCCTGCATTCAACTCAACTGGCTTAGATGGAGTTACTGAGCTATACGCACCTATGAAACCAGTAGCAAAGGTCAGGCCATCCAAGACACCCAGAAAACCCGAACCGTATAAACCCAAATCAGAGCGACAGAGCAACCCACCTGAACCTACCAATCGAGACCCGATGCCCCAGTCACCCCCTAATGACCATGACGAATCCCACCCAGTACCCGATAATCCTACTTATGCCCAAGTCTCTCGGCCCAAGAGCAACCCAGATCACATTGTCTACGCTGATTTGGATTTGCTATCATCGGACGAGGCTCAAGACGATGAAGCCCGGCGCCCTCAATCATCTGATGCAGTGATGTACGCAAGTGTCAAAATGTAG
- the LOC139950926 gene encoding uncharacterized protein has translation MDGKIYVLLVCVWCPLDAGGLLVVVTAQPIVSPTPTPKVSAEILTPEADRKVGGQVDMRCTATGLESKHIVELWSTRLNVTLRWNNYTFTSNNRFMFTTTYPSSGMVVQDFAITDLQIDDYGEFICNVRFRLKDGGSTIVATESVTLSAPSYPICSPSGPITIENGTERQLRCLYETDNRAAIAAHPMTDPSSYPWTSSSVDGKNTLSLNLTVTAADDGVAFNCSVLQGSGADGSGTCIIGPISVTISTDHSVTAVTIMATDNPQSASSSAVIAGAIGGGVAAIIIIIIIIFICRKILCHQTTKDPVLKPSTKFTPDLPEHSTSFVDPYGVDTNDQSHANHPHPVTPSLASKPAPSPTKPPSSEPAVYAQPNSSARGRYSENPDDVTSHNNPAFNSTGLGGGTELYAPIKPIAKVRPSKTPRKPEPYKPKSERQSNPPEPTNRDPMPRSPPTDHDHDESYPVPDNPTNAQVSRPKSNPDHIVYADLDLLSSDEAQDDEARRPQSSDAVMYASVQV, from the coding sequence ATGGATGGAAAGATTTATGTGTTgctggtgtgtgtttggtgtCCACTTGATGCAGGCGGACTCCTTGTGGTTGTCACTGCTCAACCAATTGTATCACCAACACCAACTCCGAAAGTGTCTGCGGAGATCTTAACACCAGAGGCTGATCGTAAAGTGGGTGGGCAGGTTGATATGAGGTGTACCGCTACAGGCCTCGAGTCGAAGCACATCGTGGAGTTGTGGTCTACTCGCCTCAATGTCACTCTGAGGTGGAATAACTATACATTTACGTCCAACAACCGGTTTATGTTCACTACAACCTATCCATCGAGTGGGATGGTTGTTCAAGACTTTGCGATAACTGATCTGCAGATTGATGACTATGGTGAATTTATTTGTAACGTCAGGTTCCGTTTAAAAGATGGAGGAAGCACCATTGTAGCTACAGAGAGCGTAACACTGTCAGCTCCATCGTATCCGATATGTTCACCTTCTGGACCTATCACAATAGAAAACGGAACAGAGCGCCAATTGAGATGTCTATATGAGACTGATAACCGTGCAGCTATAGCAGCCCATCCAATGACTGATCCCAGTAGCTACCCCTGGACATCTTCAAGTGTCGATGGTAAGAATACATTATCATTGAATTTGACTGTAACTGCTGCGGATGATGGTGTTGCATTTAACTGCTCTGTATTACAAGGGAGCGGAGCAGATGGAAGTGGTACGTGTATCATTGGACCAATCAGTGTGACAATATCAACAGATCACAGTGTAACTGCAGTCACGATTATGGCAACGGACAACCCGCAATCTGCATCCAGCTCAGCAGTCATTGCTGGGGCAATCGGAGGAGGAGTAGCTGCAATTAttatcatcataatcatcatctTCATATGCAGAAAAATTCTCTGTCACCAGACTACAAAAGACCCAGTCTTGAAACCAAGCACCAAGTTTACACCAGATCTTCCGGAACATTCTACCAGTTTCGTTGATCCGTATGGGGTGGACACTAATGACCAATCACATGCCAACCATCCCCACCCAGTCACTCCTTCACTCGCTTCCAAACCAGCCCCATCCCCCACTAAACCCCCATCATCGGAACCAGCAGTTTACGCCCAACCGAACAGCAGCGCAAGAGGGCGGTATTCAGAAAACCCCGATGACGTCACGTCCCACAACAACCCTGCATTCAACTCAACTGGCTTGGGTGGAGGTACTGAGCTATACGCACCCATTAAACCAATAGCAAAGGTCAGGCCATCCAAGACACCCAGAAAACCTGAACCGTATAAACCCAAATCAGAGCGACAGAGCAACCCACCTGAACCTACCAATCGAGACCCGATGCCCCGGTCACCCCCTACTGATCATGACCATGACGAATCCTACCCAGTACCCGATAATCCTACTAACGCCCAAGTCTCTCGACCCAAGAGCAACCCAGATCACATTGTCTACGCTGATTTGGATTTGCTATCATCAGACGAGGCTCAAGATGATGAAGCCCGGCGCCCTCAATCGTCTGATGCAGTGATGTACGCGAGTGTCCAAGTGTAG